In a single window of the Antedon mediterranea chromosome 1, ecAntMedi1.1, whole genome shotgun sequence genome:
- the LOC140049939 gene encoding uncharacterized protein, protein MKKYTVLFVYSILFAATKDRCVCSTATNNDVLTDRQHLDSNGWTMVFSGGPFTCPGYVKAWKWYPSVSTSFLGLVWRPTSGSNEFEVIGRTLLPAVSSTNEIHTHELPISEWIPVEVGDMIGFKFDQSLIRYDSNHSSQVEYVNSISIEDLVVGSSHTIGGTGFRTYSIIAIHEDYFDNRFVITTKCKRLSTMKKVEPGWKLPGHVIRSVQRPSAIACVTSCQKEELCWSITYDKENGNCHLNNVIKGQTLNYQVTADDIVYYEFNYEATVQDYEECDICSVYNGVTCESTRVCRCAGDDSSNYVWNLIFKGVAETGVSVRSAYVDGTGASQTDTAASLLSSQNFRLNEKFEQWASLQVQQVKVTLYSASAEELISLVFNGVNSDTTSWYSVSNLIDSPWTDLTTSAAINYFGINGHSNSRTWYINSHYGGCSVDTGWLVAIDKTLGCVWEAQRGSTYPVFLYSLTSNLENWTTGSIGKAHVLTVRILYNRCL, encoded by the exons ATGAAGAAGTACACTGTATTGTTCGTCTACAGTATCCTCTTTGCCGCCACCAAAG ATAGGTGTGTTTGTAGTACAGCAACCAATAATGACGTCCTTACGGATAGACAACATTTAGACTCTAACGGTTGGACCATGGTGTTTTCTGGTGGCCCATTTACTTGCCCTGGGTATGTCAAAGCTTGGAAATGGTATCCATCAGTGTCAACAAGCTTTCTTGGACTAGTATGGCGACCCACCAGCGGCTCTAATGAATTTGAGGTAATAGGAAGAACGTTGTTACCAGCGGTTTCATCTACCAACGAAATCCATACACATGAGTTGCCGATATCGGAATGGATTCCCGTGGAAGTTGGCGATATGATAGGATTCAAATTTGACCAGTCGTTGATCCGGTATGACTCGAACCACAGTTCCCAGGTCGAATATGTGAATTCTATTTCCATTGAAGACCTCGTTGTTGGGTCAAGTCACACGATAGGCGGTACAGGATTTAGGACATATTCAATTATCGCAATTCATGAAG attaTTTCGATAATCGATTTGTCATTACAACAAAGTGTAAACGCTTGAGCACAATGAAGAAGGTAGAACCTGGTTGGAAGTTACCAGGCCACGTGATACGCAGTGTACAGAGACCATCTGCGATTGCGTGCGTTACGTCATGCCAGAAAGAAGAACTATGCTGGTCAATCACATATGACAAAGAAAACGGAAATTGTCATTTGAATAACGTCATAAAGGGTCAAACTCTTAACTACCAAGTTACTGCAGATGATATTGTGTATTATGAGTTTAATTATGAAGCAACAGTACAG gACTACGAGGAATGTGACATTTGTAGCGTGTATAATGGCGTAACGTGCGAGTCTACTCGTGTGTGCCGATGTGCTGGGGATGATAGCTCCAATTATG TATGGAATTTGATATTCAAAGGAGTAGCAGAAACGGGAGTATCTGTGCGTTCTGCGTATGTTGATGGAACTGGTGCGTCGCAGACTGATACGGCTGCCTCACTCTTGTCTTCGCAAAACTTTAGATTAAATGAGAAGTTTGAACAATGGGCTTCGTTACAAGTACAGCAA GTAAAAGTAACGCTGTATTCCGCATCAGCTGAAGAGCTCATTTCTTTGGTATTCAACGGAGTTAATTCAGACACTACGTCGTGGTATAGTGTTAGTAATCTAATAGATTCTCCGTGGACAGATTTAACGACAAGCGCCGCAATCAACTACTTCGGGATAAATGGTCATTC GAATTCGCGTACCTGGTACATCAATTCTCACTACGGTGGGTGCTCGGTAGACACAGGATGGCTGGTTGCCATTGATAAGACGTTAGGATGCGTGTGGGAAGCTCAGCGGGGTAGTACATATCCAGTATTTCTGTACAGCTTGACGAGTAATTTGGAGAATTGGACAACTGGGT CCATAGGAAAAGCTCATGTACTGACGGTACGCATTTTGTACAATCGCTGCCTCTAA